In Dyadobacter sp. NIV53, a single window of DNA contains:
- a CDS encoding serine hydrolase gives MKFYQINGLSMAVIHNYQIEWAKAYGLADTTTQRSVTTETRFQAGSISKSLNGVGVLTLVQDKKIELLTDINQYLTTWKFPYDSLAKNKKISTANLLSHTAGLTIHGFPGYGIQEELPTLSQVLNGQKPANTEAVRSQFEPGLRFQYSGGGTTISQLLLMDVTHQPYDQYMSEKVLKPMGMTNSSYTQPPAGNALLATGYDGKGKEIAGKYNIYPEQAAAGLWTTPTDLCRYIIETQLAYQGKSEKVLSQQTTRLRLTPYVDSSAALGVFITKKGTDTYFGHGGADQGFLSQYYGSLTNGDGVVIMVNSNNGAILKEIVNSVATVYNWKEFYKPVIKKVEIVPDSILQTYVGEYELGPNFILTVTVDQNRLIIQATGQPKFEVFPETQTRFFPKEFEALIEFVKDESGKITKIILFQGGRSNDAKKIK, from the coding sequence ATGAAGTTTTATCAAATAAATGGGCTGAGCATGGCTGTGATTCATAACTATCAGATTGAGTGGGCCAAAGCTTACGGCTTGGCTGATACCACCACGCAGCGATCCGTCACTACCGAGACCCGTTTTCAGGCGGGATCTATCAGCAAATCACTAAATGGGGTAGGTGTATTGACGCTCGTTCAGGATAAAAAAATAGAGTTGCTTACAGACATTAATCAATACCTGACCACCTGGAAATTTCCATATGACTCATTGGCAAAAAACAAAAAGATCAGCACTGCTAATCTGCTCAGCCATACAGCAGGATTGACTATTCATGGTTTCCCTGGATACGGTATTCAGGAAGAATTACCTACATTAAGCCAGGTACTTAACGGACAAAAACCGGCTAATACTGAGGCGGTTCGTTCTCAGTTTGAGCCTGGCCTGCGGTTTCAGTATTCGGGTGGGGGAACCACAATTTCGCAACTCTTGCTGATGGATGTTACTCATCAGCCCTATGACCAATACATGTCGGAAAAGGTATTGAAGCCAATGGGCATGACCAATAGTTCGTACACGCAGCCACCCGCCGGGAACGCATTGCTGGCAACCGGCTATGATGGGAAGGGTAAAGAAATTGCAGGGAAGTATAACATTTACCCTGAACAGGCTGCCGCTGGTTTGTGGACAACCCCAACAGATCTGTGTCGCTATATCATCGAAACGCAACTGGCCTATCAGGGTAAATCCGAAAAAGTACTTTCACAGCAAACTACCCGTTTGCGGCTTACACCGTATGTCGACAGCAGTGCAGCTCTGGGAGTATTTATTACAAAAAAAGGAACAGATACTTATTTCGGTCACGGTGGGGCGGATCAGGGCTTTCTAAGTCAGTACTATGGCAGTCTGACCAACGGAGACGGGGTAGTCATCATGGTCAATTCGAACAACGGGGCTATTCTTAAAGAAATAGTCAATAGCGTAGCCACCGTTTATAACTGGAAGGAATTTTATAAGCCAGTTATAAAAAAGGTGGAAATCGTACCGGATTCCATTCTGCAAACCTATGTAGGTGAGTACGAATTAGGCCCCAATTTCATTCTGACTGTCACCGTAGACCAAAATCGCCTCATCATTCAGGCCACCGGACAGCCAAAATTTGAAGTTTTTCCCGAAACACAAACCAGATTCTTTCCCAAAGAATTTGAAGCTCTGATTGAGTTCGTAAAAGATGAATCAGGAAAAATAACTAAAATAATCCTGTTTCAGGGTGGACGATCCAATGACGCGAAGAAGATAAAGTAG
- a CDS encoding M13 family metallopeptidase produces the protein MKKQLLTHSIQQVFSIGLCLLACTACQQKKNSETPVRTMFFDKSDMDTTVLPGNDFFAYANGTWLKKTVIPANQIRWGTGTQLADENRQKTKAILEQAARSNPNSGRTEQLVGDFYSSGMDTVAINQLGFSPLKAGLANIAAISDYRQLIDHLITDESDVTGFWTASNSFIGFYVGPDDRQSTNNCINFQQAGLSLPEKGYYTRTDEATKKIRQAFLDYVTKLFTLTGIEPALAHTKATAILAFETKLAQSHKEQADLRDPVANYHKFNVTDLIRKMPNLNWRRLLNAKKLQRVDTVLVAQPAYYQALDKLLPSTPVSVLKDRLLFDLLDYNAPLLSQEFEQASFEFNQKALLGQVRLPDRWKRLVILTDAELGDALGQLWVKQYFPPEARQRMLKLVDNLQGVYRERIEALDWMTPETKAIALIKLDKFTKKIGYPDKWNDYSGVVIKRDDYYGNVQRTRRYRTESNLAKINHPVDRTEWGMTPPTVNAYANPWNNEIVFPAGILQFPFFDKDVDEAINYGGIGTVIGHEMTHLFDDQGRKYDANGNLRDWWTKNDAERFELKAKVVEKQYNTYTLLDGLTVNGQLTLGENLADLGGITLSYEAFKRTQQGQGTTKIDGFSPDERFFLSYARIWRNKVRDATQRARLLTDPHSPARFRVNGPLTNFEPFYRVFNVKPGQKLYRPQADQARVW, from the coding sequence ATGAAAAAACAACTGTTAACCCATTCCATTCAACAGGTTTTTAGTATTGGCTTGTGCCTGCTGGCCTGCACAGCCTGTCAGCAAAAAAAGAACAGTGAAACGCCGGTACGTACAATGTTTTTCGACAAGTCGGATATGGACACGACTGTTCTGCCCGGTAACGACTTCTTTGCTTACGCCAATGGCACCTGGCTAAAGAAAACCGTGATTCCGGCCAACCAAATACGCTGGGGAACGGGTACACAACTGGCCGACGAAAATCGGCAGAAAACCAAAGCGATTCTGGAACAGGCAGCTCGTTCCAATCCGAATTCGGGGCGTACCGAACAACTGGTAGGGGATTTTTACAGTAGCGGAATGGATACTGTGGCCATTAACCAGCTGGGTTTTAGTCCGCTAAAAGCCGGACTTGCCAACATTGCCGCCATCAGCGATTACCGGCAGCTTATTGACCATCTGATTACTGACGAAAGCGATGTAACGGGATTCTGGACTGCTTCAAATTCATTCATCGGATTTTATGTGGGCCCTGATGACCGGCAGAGCACAAATAATTGCATCAACTTCCAGCAGGCTGGTTTGTCGCTACCCGAAAAAGGTTATTATACCCGCACCGATGAAGCCACGAAAAAAATCCGGCAGGCATTTCTGGATTATGTAACGAAGCTATTTACCCTGACGGGGATAGAGCCCGCTCTGGCTCACACGAAAGCAACCGCAATTCTGGCGTTTGAAACGAAGTTGGCACAATCCCATAAGGAACAGGCTGACCTACGCGACCCAGTGGCTAACTATCACAAATTCAACGTGACGGATCTTATCCGCAAGATGCCCAATCTGAATTGGCGCAGGCTGCTCAACGCCAAAAAACTGCAACGTGTTGACACGGTATTGGTTGCCCAGCCCGCTTATTATCAGGCGCTGGATAAATTACTGCCCAGTACGCCTGTCAGTGTGCTGAAAGACCGGCTCCTGTTCGATTTGCTGGATTACAACGCGCCACTGCTGAGCCAGGAGTTTGAGCAGGCCAGCTTTGAATTCAATCAAAAAGCACTTCTTGGACAAGTCCGGCTCCCTGACCGCTGGAAGCGCCTGGTTATCCTTACGGACGCAGAGCTGGGCGATGCCCTTGGCCAGTTGTGGGTTAAGCAATATTTTCCTCCTGAAGCCAGGCAACGGATGCTGAAGCTGGTCGATAATTTACAGGGCGTATACCGGGAAAGAATCGAAGCACTCGATTGGATGACTCCCGAAACGAAAGCCATTGCACTGATCAAGCTTGATAAATTCACAAAAAAGATTGGTTACCCGGATAAATGGAATGATTATTCGGGGGTAGTCATCAAAAGGGATGATTACTATGGCAATGTGCAGCGAACACGCCGGTACCGTACTGAAAGTAATCTGGCCAAAATTAACCATCCTGTTGACCGCACGGAGTGGGGCATGACGCCTCCGACTGTAAATGCCTATGCCAATCCCTGGAATAACGAAATTGTTTTCCCGGCGGGCATTCTGCAGTTTCCTTTTTTTGACAAAGATGTAGACGAAGCCATCAATTATGGCGGTATCGGGACTGTTATCGGTCACGAAATGACCCATCTCTTCGACGATCAGGGCCGTAAATATGATGCTAACGGAAATCTGAGAGATTGGTGGACAAAAAATGATGCCGAGCGTTTTGAACTGAAAGCTAAGGTTGTTGAAAAACAATATAATACGTACACCTTACTGGATGGGCTGACTGTAAATGGCCAGTTGACACTCGGTGAAAATCTGGCTGATCTGGGCGGGATAACTCTGTCCTATGAGGCGTTTAAACGGACACAACAAGGTCAGGGTACAACTAAAATTGACGGTTTCAGCCCTGATGAGCGGTTTTTTTTAAGTTATGCCCGTATATGGCGAAATAAAGTCCGGGATGCAACCCAGCGGGCGCGCCTGCTGACGGATCCACACTCACCTGCAAGATTTCGGGTGAATGGCCCACTGACCAACTTTGAGCCGTTCTACCGGGTATTTAACGTTAAGCCGGGCCAGAAACTTTATAGGCCACAAGCTGATCAGGCGAGGGTTTGGTAA